A region of the Desulfuromonas acetoxidans DSM 684 genome:
TGCTATGACTAAGACACCTTTGCAAAAATTATTGTCTCTTCGCCGCATCAGCGCAACCCAGATTGCCAGCGACACCGGTCTGGGCTATCATGCTGTGCAAAAAACGATTAAAAACCAGAGACATAGCTCAAGAATCCGTGGTGCGATTGCCAAGTATCTCGATCTTGACTATGAATACCTGTGGGGAGAGCAAGCCGCTGACTATCTCAAAGAATTGATCCGCTGCGAGATTGATAAAAAGACAGCGACAACGGCGCACCACCTCACGCAAAAATTTCTCGACTAACTTCTACGAGGCGCGTCGAAGTGCAGCAATGAGACGATTGTCAACATTCGCCGCTGATCATTAAAACCAAGACACGGTCCGACATTTTCACCCGTCGAACGGCATTAATGTTATAATGTCACCTTATTTCACTTATGCGTGAGAAAAGGTATGAACCGCGTCAGTTGTCCTGATTGTGACCTCATCATTGAACTGCCAGCGCTACGCGATGGCCAGCGCGCTTTCTGTCCCCGGTGCAACCATCTGCTAACGCATCGGGCACACCGCGCACTGGAGCGTTCAGCAGCCTTCGCCATGGCCGCGCTGATCTTCCTCATCCTGTCCAACCTCTACCCGTTTCTCTCCTTTGAAGCCAGTGGTCGTGAACAAGTCATGACATTGCTGCAAAGCGCTCAAGAGCTGTATAAGACCGGCAGTCAGGTTCTGAGTTTTTTCGTTCTGGCATTCATTATCATCTTTCCCGGGCTGATCCTCATCAGCCAGCTTCTTGTCCTGATGCCGATTGTCCTCAAAAAACGCCCGGTGATCGGTTGCCGACTGTGGGCTCGTTTCATTTTCACATTGGGACCATGGAGCATGGCCGAGGTATTCATCCTCGGTGTGCTGGCCAGCCTGACCAAGATCGCCAGCATGGCCACCATTGTGCTCGGGCTGTCATTCTGGGCCTACGTGGCTTTTTCGCTGTGTTTTCTCATTGCCGTGACCCGGCTCGACCGCTACCAGTTCTGGCGCATCATTCTGCCTTTTCCGTCACCGCAGGCCACCAGTGGACAGACTGCCGCAACTCAAGGGCTGGCCCATTGTCACATCTGCACACTCACCAGTCCGGAACATCTCAACCACTGCCCACGATGCGGCGCTACGCTGCATTATCGCACCCCGCAAAGCCTGCAACGCACCCTGGCCTGTCTAATCACGGCCGTGGTGCTTTACCTGCCCGCTAACGTGCTGCCGATCACCCATACTGATCAGTTTGGCAA
Encoded here:
- a CDS encoding PqiA/YebS family transporter subunit is translated as MNRVSCPDCDLIIELPALRDGQRAFCPRCNHLLTHRAHRALERSAAFAMAALIFLILSNLYPFLSFEASGREQVMTLLQSAQELYKTGSQVLSFFVLAFIIIFPGLILISQLLVLMPIVLKKRPVIGCRLWARFIFTLGPWSMAEVFILGVLASLTKIASMATIVLGLSFWAYVAFSLCFLIAVTRLDRYQFWRIILPFPSPQATSGQTAATQGLAHCHICTLTSPEHLNHCPRCGATLHYRTPQSLQRTLACLITAVVLYLPANVLPITHTDQFGNNTDSTIIGSAIMMWHHGSYPVSLIIFIASILIPLAKLLGLFWLCWSVNRPNSPLPRQRTSLYRITEFVGRWSMVDVFVVAILVALVQLGGILSIRPGPAALAFSGVVIITMFAAESFDPRLIWDKIEESSRD